Proteins encoded within one genomic window of Humulus lupulus chromosome 1, drHumLupu1.1, whole genome shotgun sequence:
- the LOC133832343 gene encoding uncharacterized protein LOC133832343, which translates to MPNYVKFLKEILTKKRRLGEFETVALTEGCSAMLKSKIPPKLKDPGSFTIPCSIGGRDVERALCDLGASINLMPMSIFKKLGIGEARPTTVTLQLVDRSMAHPEGKIEDVLVQVDKFIFPADDYEADRDVPIILGRPFLATERTLIDVQNGELTMRLNDQQVTFSVFKAMKFPDDIEECSRLSVIESLVAETFHKETCKAELGVNIFEDDEEFSKEEESQVTWIESSKPAIKFSKPFESLNLSEGNLKPPKPSIQEPPKLELKPLPSHLKYAYLGDNETLPVIILALLGAGAESLLLEVLKKHKRAIGWTMADIKGISPTFCMHKILLEAGCSNSIE; encoded by the coding sequence atgcccaactatgtgaagtttttgAAAGAAATTTTGACAAAAAAGAGGAGGCTTGGTGAATTCGAAACAGTTGCTTTAACAGAGGGCTGTAGTGCTATGTTGAAAAGTAAAATTCCTCCTAAATTAAAAGATCCGGGCAGCTTTACAATTCCATGCTCCATTGGTGGGAGAGATGTGGAAagagctttatgtgatttaggtgcTAGTATTAATCTAATGCCCATGTCGATTTTCAAGAAATTGGGCATTGGAGAAGCTAGGCCAACCACAGTTACCTTGCAATTGGTGGACCGGTCGATGGCTCATCCggaaggaaaaattgaagatgtACTAGTGCAAGTTGACAAGTTCATATTTCCGGCTGATGATTATGAAGCGGATAGAGATGTACCAATCATATTGGGGAGGCCATTTCTTGCTACCGAGAGGACTTTGATTGATGTACAAAATGGAGAACTTACCATGAGGTTGAATGATCAACAAGTGACCTTTAGTGTTTTTAAAGCCATGAAGTTTCCGGATGACATCGAAGAATGCTCTAGATTGAGTGTAATTGAGTCACTTGTGGCTGAAACTTTTCATAAGGAAACCTGCAAGGCTGAATTGGGGGTGAATATctttgaagatgatgaagaatttaGCAAAGAGGAGGAGTCCCAAGTCACATGGATAGAATCCAGCAAGCCAGCTATCAAATTCAGCAAGCCTTTTGAGTCTCTAAACCTGTCGGAAGGGAATCTTAAACCTCCAAAGCCTTCTATTCAAGAACCACCAAAGCTAGAGTTGAAACCTTTGCCAAGCCACTTAAAATATGCCTATTTGGGGGATAATGAAACGCTGCCTGTGATTATTTTAGCGTTGTTGGGAGCTGGAGCTGAAAGTTTATTGCTAGAGGTGTTGAAGAAGCATAAGAGGGCAATTGGCTGGACTATGGCCGACATAAAAGGCATTAGCCCGACATTTTGTATGCACAAAATACTGCTGGAAGCTGGCTGTAGTAACTCTATTGAGTAG